The window GTCCGCGCGCACCAGCGCCCAGACCGGCGGATCGAGGTGCACGATGTCGACCCTCTCCGCCTTCTGGTCGGCCTGCAAAGCCTGCCAGCCCGGCGCGTCGAGGGCGCCGCGGAGCAGCCACAGTCGGTTCGCGGGATCGCTCATTGGCGGGCCCATGATATAGGGGCTAGGATCTAGGATCTAGGGGCTAGTTCAGACCGGCGCGCTCCCGGCGCTTGCGCGCGAGGTGGCGCAGCCGCGTCGCGAGGGAGTGCGCCTCCTGGGGCACCACGATGTCGGCGACCTGGTCAGCGAGCGACTCGAGGGCCTCGGCCTCCTCGTTCGCCTGGGCGCGCAGGGCCTCGGTCATCGCGTTGAACGGGCCCTCCAGCTCGCGCAGGTTGTCGCCGCCCCGCAAATGGAGGTCGGCATCGAACCGGCCGTGCCGCAGCAGATCGAGGCGGCGCTTGATCGCGTACGCCGCCCCGGCCGTGCGATGAGTCTCGATGATCGTCAGCACGAAGACACCGCCCATGATCACGAGCGAGCCGATCAGGCCGACGATCAGCTCCACCCGGTCCCGCGACTCCATCACCGGCCGCAGCTCGGGGTTCGAGGCGGCGATGGTGGCGGTCTCCTGCTGCCGGACCGTGTGCAGGCTGTAGTTCAGCGGCACCAGGAGCAGCACGACGACCACGACGACGAGAAACGCCGATCGCAGCTGCTTCTCACGGTTGATGAGGTACTGCCGCCGCGGGCTGAGCTCCGAGACGATCTTGCGGAAGACGCCCATCCTCTTCGCACCGTCGCCCGTCACCGGTGCTGCGTCATTCGGGTGGGCGGCGTCCAAGGTCGTGGCATGGGGCGCCTGCTCGTCGGAGGACATCGTCGTCGTCATGACGCCTCACCTCGGTTCTTCCACCGTCTTCGGTACCGAAGGCGGTCAGTTCCAGTACAGCTCAATGATAACGCCGAGCCGGCGGCGGTGATGCAGGCGACACGCAAGGGGAGGCGTCGGACAACGCCCGGCGCCGCCGCCTCGCGCTACGGGGTTCAGGCGCCCATGAGCCGGTCGATGGCGGACAGCGCTTCCAGCGCGCCGGCGGCGATGCCGATGTGCCCTGGCGGCGCCTGCGGCTCGCGGACGTTGATCCGGACGAGGGTCGCCCCGGGCCCGTGCGCGACGCGCTCCGACGTCAGGCGGACGGTCGGGACAGCGGTGCCGGCGCCGAGCTCGACGACGACCAGGGCCGCGCCGCGGCAGCCGTCGAGCCACCGCGCGAGGCGCGCGTGCTGGCCGTGCGAGCGGTGGGGGACCCAGCATCCGTCGCCGAACATGAGCACATTGGGGCGCGCCACCGAGCCGCAGTCCGGGCACAGCGGCAGCCGGGATCGCGCCCTGAATGTGGCCGGATCGATCTCCAGCGCGACGCCCGCTGCGTCCCAGATCCGGTCGCTGCACGGCGTGCTGCACTGCAGGTGGTGGATCGAGCCGTGGCACTCGGCGATCCGCTCCTCGTCGAAGCCGGCCTTCTGGAAGTGGCCGTCGACGTTCGAGGTGAAGACGAAGCAGCCCTGCGGTTTGGCGGCTGCCCAGCGGGCGAGGGTCGTGAAACCGGCGTGCGGCGTGGTCGTTCGGTAGAGCTCGAGGCGGTGACCGTAGAAGCCCCACGCCAGCGCCGCGTCGCGCTCGAACCAGTCGGGGTTGGCGAGGTCGACGAACGACAGCCCCAGCGACCGAAACGGCGGGTAGGCGCGCCAGAACCCCTCGTTGCCGCGAAAGTCCGGCAGGCCCGAGTCGAC of the Thermoanaerobaculales bacterium genome contains:
- a CDS encoding Sir2 family NAD-dependent protein deacetylase; translation: MLEQAEARLDRAAEAIAAADAMLITAGAGIGVDSGLPDFRGNEGFWRAYPPFRSLGLSFVDLANPDWFERDAALAWGFYGHRLELYRTTTPHAGFTTLARWAAAKPQGCFVFTSNVDGHFQKAGFDEERIAECHGSIHHLQCSTPCSDRIWDAAGVALEIDPATFRARSRLPLCPDCGSVARPNVLMFGDGCWVPHRSHGQHARLARWLDGCRGAALVVVELGAGTAVPTVRLTSERVAHGPGATLVRINVREPQAPPGHIGIAAGALEALSAIDRLMGA